Proteins found in one Hemibagrus wyckioides isolate EC202008001 linkage group LG23, SWU_Hwy_1.0, whole genome shotgun sequence genomic segment:
- the phldb2b gene encoding pleckstrin homology-like domain family B member 2 isoform X7: MTGIGSASDTERDRSETTLQPESDQNLTPPKRSPLDLIDTGKGLKVQSTAPHLVSLGSGRLSVAITVLPLKEGITRIGRDDAAVPQDITIQGPGIEAEHCVIENRGGVVTLDPCGHLCSLDGAPVTTPTQLTQGYSLCLGKSYFFRFNHPEEASRMKSMLPQKSPVSPLVYSTDYMKFSSDFSSSVGGPSSRGVRSVSELRELMDTLQRKKQALENSLRTNGDSSPSYFSMTQSPPSTPSSLSPMTSSSPISPYQDQARRLYTSDRPPLSGKVPAHSSNSVPPSPRRSDQREYNSSLPPLRPMTRNQSQDSLLSSSDSRRGQTSGSLLSMWNGSGSTTCDALPPTPGSGSGAASMPSSPRLARRLQPEEAGRPIPAPRQRKYSAGSLTGMGIAAHSRSLPRLYRPGESHLAPLTLPWPRSSPTPESSHQNGPSEVVSISLSTRSITKQPPVRPDVTTPSGAATSPRQAKKVSLTSSSSYSDLEKQAAFMSSPALELGLGERRQSFGKAGIGPQGGFRERKGSISSLSGKEELQDYHLRQRDERLREQEVERLERQRLETILNLCSERDQSGSAVADLQKINKELEKLQVTEDESVFSDSSEKGYSSGALQCHVTEERQLRQRRSSGQRDIRAESPAGSLLGSAPTPSPRQMRNNKAPEEEDVRLKQEVTRIEEERIQVLNNMEELEQKIKELDNQMDESIQEMEVERALLEGEQESEVAQLQQEKETLEQLKDKMAEMEQKVQAEKSQDKSQLDAERVKLERLAEVLSEQRAQLDTCPEALKEQLVLQLSRDAETLEVETKRFEDLEFQQLERESRQDEEKETQTQQILREIAEFQRSTVTRKEKLLALKKQSTQIIQQAQKEKESFLKEKNNLQMMLQREKENLSNLEKKYGELTGGRSFPVNPLSMKEGYVTVSEINELYAKLGVESSPAPFHLNAPGPSPEDGSTASGEDEHFRNLEERKRLGKESHMCDTLPRKKSQAAVSSQFNCATLGRSTPPKTHLPLVQSSSCGSVLNRVLTVSPKDTDSRRLHKGHSQQLVGEDHRSRLTDLGGRAASQSNVYLDSMGYRDNGFDTFSVDSSDSMETSISACSPDNVSSASTSNVAKIEEMERLLREAQAEKHRLLEHREREMEVRRQALEEERRRREDLEKRLQEETSRRQKLIEREVKLREKQRAQLLVMNRAVVVMSRPLTRYLPVRKDDFDLRSHIESAGHNIETCYHISITEKTCRGFLIKMGGKIKTWKKRWFVFDRNRRTLSYYADKHEAKLKGVIYFQAIEEVYYDHLKNAHKSPNPSLTFSVKTHDRVYYMVAPSPEAMRIWMDVIVTGAEGYTQFMI, translated from the exons gacactgagagagacaggtCTGAAACCACACTGCAGCCAGAATCAGACCAGAACCTCACACCTCCTAAG AGATCTCCTTTGGACCTGATTGACACGGGCAAAGGGCTGAAGGTTCAGAGCACAGCGCCTCACCTGGTCAGTCTGGGGAGCGGCCGGCTCAGCGTGGCCATCACCGTACTGCCTCTGAAGGAAG gAATCACTCGTATCGGTCGTGATGACGCCGCCGTGCCACAGGATATTACCATCCAGGGTCCTGGCATCGAAGCTGAGCACTGCGTCATCGAGAACAGAGGCGGAGTCGTGACTCTGGACCCCTGCGGTCACCTGTGTTCGCTCGATGGAGCTCCTGTGACCACGCCCACTCAGCTCACACAAG GTTATTCTCTGTGTTTGGGTAAATCCTACTTCTTCCGCTTTAACCACCCCGAGGAAGCCAGTCGGATGAAGAGCATGCTTCCTCAGAAGAGTCCCGTGTCCCCGCTGGTCTACAGCACAG atTATATGAAGTTCAGTAGCGATTTCAGTTCCAGTGTTGGAGGTCCAAGTTCCAGAGGCGTGCGGTCAGTCTCTGAGCTGAGGGAATTAATGGACACCTTACAGAGGAAAAAACAAGCTCTGGAGAACAGTCTACGGACCAATGGGGACAGTAGCCCCTCCTACTTCAGCATGACCCAGTCTCCGCCCTCCACGCCCAGCTCCTTGTCACCCATGACCTCATCAAGCCCCATATCTCCCTATCAGGACCAAGCAAGACGACTCTATACGTCTGACCGGCCGCCTCTTTCGGGTAAAGTCCCCGCCCACTCGTCTAACAGCGTCCCTCCCTCGCCGAGACGATCTGACCAGCGGGAATACAACTCCTCACTCCCTCCTTTACGACCAATGACACGGAACCAGTCCCAGGACAGCCTGCTCTCTTCTTCGGATAGTCGACGTGGCCAAACGTCAGGTTCTTTGCTGTCTATGTGGAACGGCTCCGGATCTACAACATGCGACGCTCTTCCACCGACTCCAGGAAGTGGAAGCGGAGCAGCTAGCATGCCCTCCAGCCCTCGATTAGCACGCAGGCTACAACCCGAGGAAGCGGGACGCCCAATTCCAGCGCCACGCCAAAGGAAGTACTCGGCCGGTTCTCTGACGGGAATGGGAATTGCCGCTCACAGCCGGTCGCTACCCCGCCTCTACCGCCCGGGTGAGTCCCATCTCGCCCCTCTGACCCTGCCATGGCCTCGCTCCTCACCCACCCCCGAGTCCAGTCACCAAAATGGACCCTCCGAGGTGGTCTCCATCTCCTTGTCCACCAGGTCCATTACCAAACAGCCACCCGTGCGTCCGGACGTGACCACGCCCTCAGGTGCTGCAACCAGCCCGCGGCAGGCCAAGAAGGTGAGTCTGACCTCCAGCAGCTCCTACTCAGATTTGGAGAAGCAGGCAGCCTTCATGTCCTCGCCAGCCTTGGAGCTGGGACTGGGAGAGAGGAGGCAGTCATTCGGGAAGGCTGGGATTGGACCACAGGGTGGATTCCGTGAGAGGAAAGGCAGCATCAGCTCTCTGAGCGGGAAAGAAGAGCTGCAGGATTATCACCTGAGGCAGAGAGACGAGAGGCTTCGAGAGCAGGAGGTGGAGAGACTG GAGCGCCAGCGTCTAGAGACCATCCTGAACCTGTGCTCGGAGCGGGACCAGAGCGGCTCCGCCGTGGCCGACCTCCAGAAGATCAATAAGGAGCTGGAGAAGCTGCAGGTGACGGAGGACGAGTCCGTATTTTCCGACTCCTCAGAGAAAGGATACAGCTCGGGGGCTTTGCAGTGCCACGTCACTGAGGAGCGACAGCTACGCCAACGTCGTTCCAGCGGGCAGAGAGACATCAGGGCGGAGTCACCTGCTGGGAGTCTTCTCGGCTCCGCCCCCACACCGTCTCCTCGACAGATGCGGAATAACAAG GCACCTGAGGAGGAGGATGTGcggctgaaacaggaagtgacacgtATCGAAGAGGAGAGGATCCAGGTGCTGAACAACATGGAGGAGCTGGAACAGAAGATCAAAGAGCTGGACAACCAGATGGACGAATCCATCCAAGAG atggaggTGGAACGCGCTCTGTTAGAAGGCGAGCAGGAGTCTGAAGTGGCtcagctgcagcaggagaaggAGACTCTGGAGCAGCTGAAGGATAAGATGGCCGAAATGGAGCAGAAGGTGCAGGCGGAAAAGTCACAG GACAAATCCCAGCTCGATGCTGAGCGAGTAAAGCTCGAGCGTCTGGCCGAAGTGCTGTCCGAGCAGCGCGCTCAGCTTGACACGTGTCCCGAAGCCCTGAAAGAGCAGCTCGTCCTCCAGCTGTCCAGG gaCGCCGAGACACTGGAGGTGGAGACTAAGCGCTTCGAGGACCTGGAGTTCCagcagctggagagagagagccgTCAGGACGAGGAGAAAGAGACGCAGACCcaacagatcctcagagagatCGCAGAGTTCCAGCGCAGCACCGTCACACGCAAG GAGAAGTTGCTTGCTCTGAAGAAACAGTCTACGCAGATCATCCAGCAGGCtcagaaagagaaggagagctTCCTGAAGGAGAAGAACAACCTGCAGATGATGCTCCAGAGG GAAAAGGAGAACCTCAGCAACCTGGAGAAGAAATATGGCGAGCTGACAGGGGGGCGGAGCTTCCCCGTCAACCCCCTCAGTATGAAGGAG GGTTatgtgacagtgagtgagatCAATGAACTCTATGCCAAATTGGGGGTGGAGtcaagccccgcccccttccacCTCAATGCCCCCGGCCCTAGTCCCGAAGACGGCAGCACAGCTTCAGGAGAGGACGAG CATTTCCGAAACCTAGAGGAAAGGAAGAGATTGGGGAAGGAAAGTCACATGTGCGACACGCTTCCTCGGAAAAAATCCCAGGCTGCGGTCAGCTCTCAGTTCAACTGCGCTACACTGGGCCGCAGCACACCTCCTaaa acTCATCTTCCTTTAGTACAGAGCTCCAGCTGCGGCAGCGTCTTAAACCGAGTCCTCACAGTGTCTCCTAAAGACACAGACTCACGCCGTCTACACAAGG gtcaCAGTCAGCAGCTGGTGGGTGAGGATCACCGATCGAGACTGACTGACCTCGGGGGTCGCGCCGCCTCCCAGTCCAACGTCTACCTGGACTCTATGGGTTACCGTGACAACGGCTTTGACACCTTCAGCGTGGACAGCTCAGACAGCATGGAGACCAGCATCTCCGCCTGCTCTCCCGACAACGTCTCCAG CGCCAGCACCTCCAACGTGGCCAAGATCGAGGAGATGGAGCGGCTGCTGAGGGAGGCTCAGGCCGAGAAACACAGACTCCTGGAGCACAGG gagcgaGAGATGGAGGTACGGCGTCAGGCTCTGGAGGAGGAGCGCAGGAGGAGAGAAGATCTGGAGAAGCGACTGCAGGAGGAAACGAGTCGACGACAGAAACTCATCGAGAGGGAGGTGAAGCTgcgagagaaacagagagctcag CTGTTAGTGATGAACAGAGCagtggttgtcatg TCTCGTCCCCTGACCCGCTACCTGCCCGTGAGGAAGGATGACTTCGACCTGCGCAGTCACATCGAGTCGGCCGGACACAACATCGAGACCTGCTACCACATCTCCATCACAGAGAAGACATGCCGCGGCTTCCTCATCAAGATGGGAGGAAAGATCAAGACGTGGAAGAAGCGCTGGTTCGTCTTCGACCGTAACCGCAGGACACTATCCTACTACGCAG ATAAACATGAGGCGAAGCTGAAAGGTGTGATCTACTTCCAGGCCATAGAGGAGGTCTATTACGACCATTTAAAGAACGCGCACAAG AGCCCGAATCCCTCCTTAACATTCAGCGTGAAGACTCACGATCGTGTGTACTACATGGTGGCGCCGTCTCCAGAGGCCATGCGCATCTGGATGGACGTCATCGTCACAGGAGCCGAGGGATACACGCAGTTCATGATTTAG
- the phldb2b gene encoding pleckstrin homology-like domain family B member 2 isoform X3 — protein sequence MTGIGSASIRGQEQNRDQTVRLKVWTRPRKETERVCGTLRAGQFRHVQFQREANDDHKEDTERDRSETTLQPESDQNLTPPKRSPLDLIDTGKGLKVQSTAPHLVSLGSGRLSVAITVLPLKEGITRIGRDDAAVPQDITIQGPGIEAEHCVIENRGGVVTLDPCGHLCSLDGAPVTTPTQLTQGYSLCLGKSYFFRFNHPEEASRMKSMLPQKSPVSPLVYSTDYMKFSSDFSSSVGGPSSRGVRSVSELRELMDTLQRKKQALENSLRTNGDSSPSYFSMTQSPPSTPSSLSPMTSSSPISPYQDQARRLYTSDRPPLSGKVPAHSSNSVPPSPRRSDQREYNSSLPPLRPMTRNQSQDSLLSSSDSRRGQTSGSLLSMWNGSGSTTCDALPPTPGSGSGAASMPSSPRLARRLQPEEAGRPIPAPRQRKYSAGSLTGMGIAAHSRSLPRLYRPGESHLAPLTLPWPRSSPTPESSHQNGPSEVVSISLSTRSITKQPPVRPDVTTPSGAATSPRQAKKVSLTSSSSYSDLEKQAAFMSSPALELGLGERRQSFGKAGIGPQGGFRERKGSISSLSGKEELQDYHLRQRDERLREQEVERLERQRLETILNLCSERDQSGSAVADLQKINKELEKLQVTEDESVFSDSSEKGYSSGALQCHVTEERQLRQRRSSGQRDIRAESPAGSLLGSAPTPSPRQMRNNKAPEEEDVRLKQEVTRIEEERIQVLNNMEELEQKIKELDNQMDESIQEMEVERALLEGEQESEVAQLQQEKETLEQLKDKMAEMEQKVQAEKSQDKSQLDAERVKLERLAEVLSEQRAQLDTCPEALKEQLVLQLSRDAETLEVETKRFEDLEFQQLERESRQDEEKETQTQQILREIAEFQRSTVTRKEKLLALKKQSTQIIQQAQKEKESFLKEKNNLQMMLQREKENLSNLEKKYGELTGGRSFPVNPLSMKEGYVTVSEINELYAKLGVESSPAPFHLNAPGPSPEDGSTASGEDEHFRNLEERKRLGKESHMCDTLPRKKSQAAVSSQFNCATLGRSTPPKTHLPLVQSSSCGSVLNRVLTVSPKDTDSRRLHKGHSQQLVGEDHRSRLTDLGGRAASQSNVYLDSMGYRDNGFDTFSVDSSDSMETSISACSPDNVSSASTSNVAKIEEMERLLREAQAEKHRLLEHREREMEVRRQALEEERRRREDLEKRLQEETSRRQKLIEREVKLREKQRAQSRPLTRYLPVRKDDFDLRSHIESAGHNIETCYHISITEKTCRGFLIKMGGKIKTWKKRWFVFDRNRRTLSYYADKHEAKLKGVIYFQAIEEVYYDHLKNAHKSPNPSLTFSVKTHDRVYYMVAPSPEAMRIWMDVIVTGAEGYTQFMI from the exons gacactgagagagacaggtCTGAAACCACACTGCAGCCAGAATCAGACCAGAACCTCACACCTCCTAAG AGATCTCCTTTGGACCTGATTGACACGGGCAAAGGGCTGAAGGTTCAGAGCACAGCGCCTCACCTGGTCAGTCTGGGGAGCGGCCGGCTCAGCGTGGCCATCACCGTACTGCCTCTGAAGGAAG gAATCACTCGTATCGGTCGTGATGACGCCGCCGTGCCACAGGATATTACCATCCAGGGTCCTGGCATCGAAGCTGAGCACTGCGTCATCGAGAACAGAGGCGGAGTCGTGACTCTGGACCCCTGCGGTCACCTGTGTTCGCTCGATGGAGCTCCTGTGACCACGCCCACTCAGCTCACACAAG GTTATTCTCTGTGTTTGGGTAAATCCTACTTCTTCCGCTTTAACCACCCCGAGGAAGCCAGTCGGATGAAGAGCATGCTTCCTCAGAAGAGTCCCGTGTCCCCGCTGGTCTACAGCACAG atTATATGAAGTTCAGTAGCGATTTCAGTTCCAGTGTTGGAGGTCCAAGTTCCAGAGGCGTGCGGTCAGTCTCTGAGCTGAGGGAATTAATGGACACCTTACAGAGGAAAAAACAAGCTCTGGAGAACAGTCTACGGACCAATGGGGACAGTAGCCCCTCCTACTTCAGCATGACCCAGTCTCCGCCCTCCACGCCCAGCTCCTTGTCACCCATGACCTCATCAAGCCCCATATCTCCCTATCAGGACCAAGCAAGACGACTCTATACGTCTGACCGGCCGCCTCTTTCGGGTAAAGTCCCCGCCCACTCGTCTAACAGCGTCCCTCCCTCGCCGAGACGATCTGACCAGCGGGAATACAACTCCTCACTCCCTCCTTTACGACCAATGACACGGAACCAGTCCCAGGACAGCCTGCTCTCTTCTTCGGATAGTCGACGTGGCCAAACGTCAGGTTCTTTGCTGTCTATGTGGAACGGCTCCGGATCTACAACATGCGACGCTCTTCCACCGACTCCAGGAAGTGGAAGCGGAGCAGCTAGCATGCCCTCCAGCCCTCGATTAGCACGCAGGCTACAACCCGAGGAAGCGGGACGCCCAATTCCAGCGCCACGCCAAAGGAAGTACTCGGCCGGTTCTCTGACGGGAATGGGAATTGCCGCTCACAGCCGGTCGCTACCCCGCCTCTACCGCCCGGGTGAGTCCCATCTCGCCCCTCTGACCCTGCCATGGCCTCGCTCCTCACCCACCCCCGAGTCCAGTCACCAAAATGGACCCTCCGAGGTGGTCTCCATCTCCTTGTCCACCAGGTCCATTACCAAACAGCCACCCGTGCGTCCGGACGTGACCACGCCCTCAGGTGCTGCAACCAGCCCGCGGCAGGCCAAGAAGGTGAGTCTGACCTCCAGCAGCTCCTACTCAGATTTGGAGAAGCAGGCAGCCTTCATGTCCTCGCCAGCCTTGGAGCTGGGACTGGGAGAGAGGAGGCAGTCATTCGGGAAGGCTGGGATTGGACCACAGGGTGGATTCCGTGAGAGGAAAGGCAGCATCAGCTCTCTGAGCGGGAAAGAAGAGCTGCAGGATTATCACCTGAGGCAGAGAGACGAGAGGCTTCGAGAGCAGGAGGTGGAGAGACTG GAGCGCCAGCGTCTAGAGACCATCCTGAACCTGTGCTCGGAGCGGGACCAGAGCGGCTCCGCCGTGGCCGACCTCCAGAAGATCAATAAGGAGCTGGAGAAGCTGCAGGTGACGGAGGACGAGTCCGTATTTTCCGACTCCTCAGAGAAAGGATACAGCTCGGGGGCTTTGCAGTGCCACGTCACTGAGGAGCGACAGCTACGCCAACGTCGTTCCAGCGGGCAGAGAGACATCAGGGCGGAGTCACCTGCTGGGAGTCTTCTCGGCTCCGCCCCCACACCGTCTCCTCGACAGATGCGGAATAACAAG GCACCTGAGGAGGAGGATGTGcggctgaaacaggaagtgacacgtATCGAAGAGGAGAGGATCCAGGTGCTGAACAACATGGAGGAGCTGGAACAGAAGATCAAAGAGCTGGACAACCAGATGGACGAATCCATCCAAGAG atggaggTGGAACGCGCTCTGTTAGAAGGCGAGCAGGAGTCTGAAGTGGCtcagctgcagcaggagaaggAGACTCTGGAGCAGCTGAAGGATAAGATGGCCGAAATGGAGCAGAAGGTGCAGGCGGAAAAGTCACAG GACAAATCCCAGCTCGATGCTGAGCGAGTAAAGCTCGAGCGTCTGGCCGAAGTGCTGTCCGAGCAGCGCGCTCAGCTTGACACGTGTCCCGAAGCCCTGAAAGAGCAGCTCGTCCTCCAGCTGTCCAGG gaCGCCGAGACACTGGAGGTGGAGACTAAGCGCTTCGAGGACCTGGAGTTCCagcagctggagagagagagccgTCAGGACGAGGAGAAAGAGACGCAGACCcaacagatcctcagagagatCGCAGAGTTCCAGCGCAGCACCGTCACACGCAAG GAGAAGTTGCTTGCTCTGAAGAAACAGTCTACGCAGATCATCCAGCAGGCtcagaaagagaaggagagctTCCTGAAGGAGAAGAACAACCTGCAGATGATGCTCCAGAGG GAAAAGGAGAACCTCAGCAACCTGGAGAAGAAATATGGCGAGCTGACAGGGGGGCGGAGCTTCCCCGTCAACCCCCTCAGTATGAAGGAG GGTTatgtgacagtgagtgagatCAATGAACTCTATGCCAAATTGGGGGTGGAGtcaagccccgcccccttccacCTCAATGCCCCCGGCCCTAGTCCCGAAGACGGCAGCACAGCTTCAGGAGAGGACGAG CATTTCCGAAACCTAGAGGAAAGGAAGAGATTGGGGAAGGAAAGTCACATGTGCGACACGCTTCCTCGGAAAAAATCCCAGGCTGCGGTCAGCTCTCAGTTCAACTGCGCTACACTGGGCCGCAGCACACCTCCTaaa acTCATCTTCCTTTAGTACAGAGCTCCAGCTGCGGCAGCGTCTTAAACCGAGTCCTCACAGTGTCTCCTAAAGACACAGACTCACGCCGTCTACACAAGG gtcaCAGTCAGCAGCTGGTGGGTGAGGATCACCGATCGAGACTGACTGACCTCGGGGGTCGCGCCGCCTCCCAGTCCAACGTCTACCTGGACTCTATGGGTTACCGTGACAACGGCTTTGACACCTTCAGCGTGGACAGCTCAGACAGCATGGAGACCAGCATCTCCGCCTGCTCTCCCGACAACGTCTCCAG CGCCAGCACCTCCAACGTGGCCAAGATCGAGGAGATGGAGCGGCTGCTGAGGGAGGCTCAGGCCGAGAAACACAGACTCCTGGAGCACAGG gagcgaGAGATGGAGGTACGGCGTCAGGCTCTGGAGGAGGAGCGCAGGAGGAGAGAAGATCTGGAGAAGCGACTGCAGGAGGAAACGAGTCGACGACAGAAACTCATCGAGAGGGAGGTGAAGCTgcgagagaaacagagagctcag TCTCGTCCCCTGACCCGCTACCTGCCCGTGAGGAAGGATGACTTCGACCTGCGCAGTCACATCGAGTCGGCCGGACACAACATCGAGACCTGCTACCACATCTCCATCACAGAGAAGACATGCCGCGGCTTCCTCATCAAGATGGGAGGAAAGATCAAGACGTGGAAGAAGCGCTGGTTCGTCTTCGACCGTAACCGCAGGACACTATCCTACTACGCAG ATAAACATGAGGCGAAGCTGAAAGGTGTGATCTACTTCCAGGCCATAGAGGAGGTCTATTACGACCATTTAAAGAACGCGCACAAG AGCCCGAATCCCTCCTTAACATTCAGCGTGAAGACTCACGATCGTGTGTACTACATGGTGGCGCCGTCTCCAGAGGCCATGCGCATCTGGATGGACGTCATCGTCACAGGAGCCGAGGGATACACGCAGTTCATGATTTAG